In Gimesia benthica, a single window of DNA contains:
- a CDS encoding prepilin-type N-terminal cleavage/methylation domain-containing protein: MQKRSPKAPSASQHNRSAFTLIELMIVIVIILILIGLLIPAVGAVRLRAQQANVRTEITSLEGAITAFRQDFGMDPPSGIVLYESGSATWDQRSKGLVRKMWPQFNFGLDKDINGDGDTTDVIALNAGECLVFFLGGVSDRTPDGTFRVFGFSKNPARPFLNPGHTSADPGYSASLTATNSGRLGPYFEFDNSRFVDTDGDLSPEFLDPFPSQQKPYIYVSSYDGRGYRVADITGTGMTSVYFQGDPSTAPSTNSTPFKPKSYQIISPGADYQFGTGGNYDANKNFPAGRTVEADNITNFVGGALK; the protein is encoded by the coding sequence ATGCAAAAACGGTCGCCAAAAGCCCCTTCGGCGTCGCAGCACAACAGGAGTGCGTTTACTCTGATCGAGCTCATGATTGTGATCGTGATCATCCTGATTCTGATCGGCCTTCTCATCCCCGCCGTAGGTGCCGTCCGTCTCCGGGCGCAGCAGGCGAATGTGAGAACGGAAATTACCAGCCTGGAAGGCGCCATCACTGCCTTCAGGCAGGATTTCGGTATGGATCCCCCCAGTGGCATCGTTCTCTATGAGTCCGGCAGTGCCACCTGGGATCAGCGCAGTAAAGGGTTGGTCCGCAAAATGTGGCCTCAATTTAACTTCGGCCTTGATAAAGATATTAACGGGGATGGTGACACTACAGACGTGATTGCACTGAATGCAGGGGAATGTCTGGTCTTCTTCCTGGGAGGCGTTTCGGATCGGACTCCTGATGGGACCTTTCGCGTGTTTGGTTTCTCCAAGAATCCGGCCCGTCCTTTTCTAAATCCCGGCCATACTTCAGCAGATCCAGGTTACTCTGCTTCTCTGACAGCGACGAATTCCGGACGTCTGGGGCCCTACTTCGAATTTGATAACAGTCGTTTTGTTGATACAGACGGTGATCTTTCACCCGAATTTCTTGACCCCTTTCCCAGTCAACAGAAGCCTTATATCTACGTCAGCAGCTATGACGGACGCGGCTATCGCGTGGCGGATATTACCGGGACAGGTATGACCAGCGTCTATTTCCAGGGAGATCCTTCAACGGCTCCGTCGACTAACAGTACACCTTTCAAGCCCAAGTCATATCAGATTATTTCACCCGGTGCTGACTATCAGTTCGGGACCGGCGGCAATTATGACGCCAATAAAAACTTCCCGGCCGGTCGGACTGTTGAAGCAGACAATATCACCAATTTTGTCGGCGGGGCGTTGAAGTAA
- a CDS encoding type II secretion system protein: MRRNITHQSVRSARSGFTIVELLVVIGILLFLIATSAFVVRNIGNKAREKKTMSTIVKVNGLMQDRIEAMRKALDSTKNQQQLQSLVGQKYTSLVNNYGAKYRSIPKPVVEILVRKDIFRQNLPQYVAENPSVNAAMDAQQGVASGAAGNLGADAGASISSEYLYYILTKHETYGVPPVGEDAFLASEVADTDGDGLMEFVDGWGRPLRFYRWPTRLIKPDGSTIRRDIASAFFNGLPPASAAGFNEADPMNVDADDPQGRIQHENNRSGIC; encoded by the coding sequence ATGCGTCGTAATATAACTCATCAATCTGTTCGATCAGCGCGAAGCGGTTTTACGATCGTCGAGTTGTTGGTGGTCATTGGCATTCTGCTGTTCCTGATTGCTACGTCCGCATTTGTGGTTCGCAACATCGGGAATAAAGCGCGTGAGAAAAAGACCATGTCGACCATCGTCAAAGTGAATGGTCTGATGCAGGATCGCATCGAAGCCATGCGGAAAGCACTCGACTCCACGAAAAACCAGCAGCAGCTGCAGTCCCTGGTGGGGCAGAAATATACATCGCTTGTGAACAACTACGGTGCAAAATACCGCAGTATTCCCAAGCCGGTCGTCGAAATCCTGGTCCGTAAAGACATCTTCCGGCAGAACCTGCCTCAATATGTCGCGGAAAATCCGAGCGTCAATGCCGCCATGGACGCCCAGCAGGGGGTCGCTTCCGGTGCTGCCGGAAATCTGGGGGCCGATGCTGGTGCCAGTATCAGTTCGGAATACCTGTATTACATTCTCACCAAACACGAAACCTATGGCGTCCCACCGGTCGGCGAAGATGCGTTTCTCGCATCGGAAGTGGCCGACACTGATGGTGACGGGCTCATGGAGTTCGTCGATGGCTGGGGCAGACCACTGCGGTTCTACCGCTGGCCGACCCGTCTGATCAAACCCGATGGTTCGACCATTCGGCGGGACATTGCCAGCGCCTTCTTTAACGGACTGCCTCCTGCTTCAGCAGCGGGATTTAACGAAGCAGATCCCATGAATGTGGACGCCGACGATCCTCAAGGACGGATTCAGCACGAAAACAACCGCTCGGGGATCTGCTGA
- a CDS encoding pilus assembly FimT family protein gives MYAFHKDNQLPLRFTSERRTGFTLVELLVVISILAILAVMTVSSINLALSSDVTRSASRQVQSYLAGARDRAIYAKEPRGVRFLVDPNNPSMVTSMVYIAPSPDWSQGVIRLERIDTNTDGTPDTILHVRGSGTDWSFLYNRGQLVDGARIKIPGDASGSWYTINLNQSPVTGGTEILRLTTAYRDPGTSDSSEVVAFAPGSGPSTYQLELPPVVLSGEEPTLLPNNTCIDLDRSYLPASWRITGVSGGDDGQPGKSGVNDDGSGGTDDNGEYLWPGSDDIRLYSSQLDLMFSPRGSVSGSEAGGGKIHFVIDTIENARSTWLSTTDYFEGDRVLIPARYITPGTLDWDMNFKPYDRIYTAVSSSGTSGSNPSIFMGATARTEGATFTDGGVTWKVELNSTPSLLSIFTRTGNVSAYPLFFDNAVSVPTGQAPDVFYYAESGETAK, from the coding sequence ATGTACGCCTTTCATAAGGACAATCAGTTACCGCTGCGATTCACATCAGAACGCCGCACTGGCTTTACGCTGGTCGAGCTGCTGGTCGTGATTTCCATCCTGGCGATTCTGGCCGTGATGACCGTCTCTTCGATCAATCTGGCACTCTCCAGCGATGTGACCCGCAGTGCCTCACGACAGGTTCAGTCTTACCTGGCTGGTGCCCGCGACCGGGCCATCTACGCCAAGGAACCCCGGGGGGTTCGTTTCCTGGTTGACCCGAATAATCCATCGATGGTCACCAGCATGGTTTATATCGCGCCCAGCCCCGACTGGAGCCAGGGGGTCATTCGCCTGGAACGCATCGACACCAATACCGATGGTACACCCGATACGATTCTGCATGTGCGTGGTTCAGGTACTGACTGGAGTTTCCTTTACAACCGTGGCCAGCTCGTGGATGGTGCCCGCATCAAGATCCCCGGCGATGCCAGCGGTTCCTGGTACACCATTAATCTGAATCAATCACCCGTGACCGGCGGAACCGAAATTCTGCGTCTGACCACAGCTTACCGGGATCCAGGGACGTCCGATTCCTCAGAAGTAGTGGCATTCGCACCGGGCAGTGGTCCCTCGACTTATCAACTGGAGCTGCCCCCTGTGGTGCTTTCAGGAGAAGAGCCGACACTGCTTCCCAATAATACCTGCATCGACCTCGATCGTTCCTACCTGCCCGCCAGCTGGCGGATTACAGGTGTGTCCGGCGGTGATGATGGTCAGCCCGGCAAATCCGGCGTTAATGATGATGGTTCAGGCGGGACTGATGACAATGGCGAATACCTCTGGCCCGGATCAGATGATATCCGTCTCTATTCCAGCCAGCTTGACCTGATGTTTTCACCCCGCGGTTCCGTTTCCGGCAGCGAAGCGGGAGGGGGCAAGATTCATTTCGTCATCGATACCATTGAAAATGCCCGGTCGACCTGGCTCTCAACCACCGACTATTTTGAGGGAGACCGCGTGCTTATACCCGCCCGGTACATCACGCCCGGTACCCTCGATTGGGATATGAATTTTAAACCTTACGACCGTATTTATACGGCTGTGTCTTCCTCCGGCACGAGTGGCAGCAACCCTTCCATTTTCATGGGAGCAACTGCTCGCACCGAAGGCGCCACCTTTACCGATGGCGGTGTCACCTGGAAAGTGGAATTGAATTCGACACCCTCTCTGCTTTCTATCTTCACCCGTACGGGGAACGTCAGCGCGTACCCGCTGTTCTTCGATAACGCGGTCAGCGTTCCTACCGGACAGGCACCTGATGTCTTTTACTATGCAGAATCCGGGGAGACCGCCAAATGA
- a CDS encoding type IV pilus modification PilV family protein — MKIFRFKSGQPVLRTPGSQQRAGVTLMEVLMSVMIMSIGVVSLASLFPISILRGVQATQLTNATVLRYNAEALIDSFPTHFVFDPDGTLNANGHIAHQRANRKYVVDPLGAYYASLDGTGLEARFGNDGSSSPFPNIRRFNAGLTTQLQALNFFTQQDSWDELYSGIPAAINGARDTVTIDANDIASGVVNLDEVSQIFTPATGSAVGGRILIYDTTGKQIQERFITGANINSGAATISFSDPLPNNGLYDSISKIRLETLDPQYSYLLTVRRSIASDIASVDVVVFFRRNFSPEFEAVHEVENFVAQWLPGPDGDWGISGVDDDNDGSTDEQAGEQGAAGSDDYRRRAFRVRFNTNVDPPNLKRGGYVFDTINARWYRIQKVDNYPIGSPTADITLDQPIIQSINPSADDTPAPGLILMPHVVQVYPLGNKTR, encoded by the coding sequence ATGAAAATATTCCGTTTCAAATCAGGCCAACCCGTTCTCCGCACTCCCGGTTCACAGCAACGCGCTGGTGTGACGCTGATGGAAGTTCTCATGTCAGTCATGATCATGAGCATCGGCGTGGTTTCCCTTGCGTCCCTGTTTCCGATTTCCATTCTGCGGGGAGTCCAGGCGACTCAGCTCACAAACGCGACCGTACTGCGTTACAACGCGGAAGCACTCATCGATTCCTTCCCGACTCACTTTGTCTTCGATCCGGATGGCACTCTGAATGCGAACGGGCATATCGCCCATCAGCGGGCAAACCGCAAATACGTGGTGGATCCCCTTGGTGCATACTATGCCTCACTGGATGGGACTGGTCTCGAAGCCCGGTTCGGCAACGATGGATCCAGCAGCCCATTTCCTAACATCCGACGCTTCAATGCAGGCCTGACGACACAGCTGCAGGCGTTGAATTTCTTCACTCAGCAGGACAGCTGGGATGAACTTTATTCCGGAATTCCTGCCGCGATCAACGGTGCACGCGACACGGTTACGATCGATGCCAACGATATCGCTTCCGGGGTTGTGAACCTGGATGAAGTCTCTCAGATCTTCACCCCGGCAACCGGGTCGGCCGTCGGTGGACGGATTCTGATTTACGATACCACCGGTAAACAGATCCAGGAACGTTTCATTACCGGCGCGAATATCAACAGCGGGGCAGCGACAATCAGCTTCTCTGATCCGCTGCCCAACAACGGTTTGTATGACAGTATTTCCAAGATCCGTCTGGAGACACTCGATCCACAATACTCCTATCTGCTGACCGTCCGTCGTTCGATTGCCAGCGATATCGCATCGGTCGATGTCGTGGTGTTCTTTCGTCGCAACTTCTCACCCGAATTTGAAGCGGTTCACGAAGTCGAAAACTTTGTCGCCCAGTGGTTGCCAGGTCCCGACGGGGACTGGGGGATCTCGGGGGTGGATGACGACAACGATGGTTCCACCGACGAGCAGGCAGGAGAGCAGGGGGCCGCTGGGTCCGATGATTACCGGCGGCGTGCCTTCCGCGTTCGCTTTAACACGAATGTGGATCCACCCAATCTCAAGCGGGGCGGTTATGTCTTCGATACCATCAACGCCCGCTGGTACCGCATTCAGAAAGTGGATAACTATCCGATCGGTAGCCCCACAGCAGATATCACACTGGATCAACCCATCATTCAGTCAATCAACCCCAGTGCAGATGACACACCGGCTCCAGGTCTGATCCTCATGCCGCACGTCGTACAGGTTTATCCGTTAGGCAATAAAACACGCTAG
- a CDS encoding PulJ/GspJ family protein produces MNTFHIRQQGHTDRSAANRSVRAGFTLVEMLVSVALVLLMMLMFTEIFQLLSGSMTTQRGISENDQRERLLVTVLKADLDSRTFQYLLPFSNFQNFTTPAGVSPAPTDPRSYLYHKEDRKGYFYISENDPNDDTDDFIQFTVSRYANPSRADDTEDFYYGKAVDLSGRAPSGGTTLSRHPNQPEADDGRIVADGTSQSSAAEISYFLRGSNLYRRVMLIREPLALSSTQTAQPIASDNNSTPFFLRSTSTPGPLYGEAYTSGDNFWRDFDFSAFTDVVTDPTTPYARFHNLSELKNNDPTGSEVLFPLGMPQYRFGFNHDMSGSSGGLSREFVPSSAGSNPELFIGRFTHEETSHRHFNYPQDATDSSIGGGGNPMDPSGPSLLVNPNDRVIDLLRNGSRRSEDLVLSNVRSFDIKVFDDGAQDYVDIGGASAVRFAPGARQNTVHGNNVFQNVFDTWHVRAVSSGGDQDPPYPMLSDSTVSAVAPQVPVYDLANQTPVPRASPLTSIRIEIRYEDQSSGQLRQMTLIQPLRNKGEG; encoded by the coding sequence ATGAACACCTTTCACATCAGACAACAGGGCCATACAGATCGCAGCGCCGCCAACCGCAGCGTCCGCGCCGGTTTTACGCTGGTCGAAATGCTGGTTTCGGTCGCCCTGGTGCTGCTGATGATGTTGATGTTTACCGAAATTTTCCAGCTGCTCTCCGGGTCGATGACCACGCAGCGGGGGATTTCCGAAAACGATCAGCGGGAACGACTGCTGGTCACCGTGCTGAAAGCAGACCTGGATAGCCGTACGTTCCAGTACCTGCTCCCATTCAGTAACTTCCAGAATTTCACGACCCCGGCAGGCGTCAGTCCCGCTCCCACCGATCCCCGCAGCTATCTGTACCACAAAGAGGATCGCAAAGGTTACTTCTACATTTCGGAAAATGATCCGAACGACGATACGGATGATTTCATTCAGTTCACGGTTTCCCGTTATGCGAATCCGTCTCGCGCAGACGACACCGAAGATTTCTATTACGGCAAAGCCGTCGATCTGAGTGGTCGTGCCCCCAGTGGTGGAACGACTCTGTCACGCCATCCCAACCAGCCGGAAGCCGATGACGGTCGGATTGTCGCCGATGGAACGTCGCAGTCTTCTGCAGCCGAAATCTCCTACTTTTTGCGGGGCAGCAATCTCTATCGACGGGTCATGCTGATTCGCGAACCACTGGCGCTTTCCAGCACGCAGACGGCACAGCCTATAGCCTCAGATAACAATAGTACGCCCTTCTTTCTGAGGTCAACCAGTACTCCTGGTCCTCTGTATGGGGAAGCATATACTTCCGGCGACAATTTCTGGCGTGATTTTGACTTCTCGGCATTTACGGATGTCGTGACCGATCCGACCACACCGTATGCTCGGTTTCATAATCTGAGTGAGCTGAAAAACAACGATCCGACCGGAAGTGAGGTTCTGTTCCCGCTGGGCATGCCCCAGTACCGTTTCGGTTTTAATCATGATATGTCTGGCAGTAGTGGTGGCCTCTCACGGGAATTCGTACCCAGTTCTGCCGGTTCAAACCCGGAACTGTTTATCGGCCGTTTCACCCACGAAGAGACTTCACATCGGCACTTCAATTATCCGCAAGATGCGACAGATTCTTCCATCGGTGGTGGCGGCAATCCCATGGATCCGTCCGGCCCCTCCCTGCTGGTCAATCCCAACGATCGTGTCATCGACCTGCTCCGCAACGGATCGCGTCGCTCTGAAGACCTGGTGCTTTCGAATGTTCGTTCGTTCGATATTAAGGTCTTCGATGACGGTGCTCAGGATTATGTGGACATCGGCGGTGCGAGTGCAGTCCGCTTTGCTCCGGGCGCACGTCAGAACACGGTTCATGGCAACAATGTATTTCAGAATGTATTTGATACCTGGCACGTTCGGGCTGTCTCCAGTGGTGGCGATCAGGATCCACCTTATCCGATGTTGTCCGATTCAACAGTTTCCGCTGTTGCGCCCCAGGTCCCCGTTTACGATCTGGCCAACCAGACACCAGTTCCCAGGGCTTCTCCCCTGACATCGATTCGCATCGAAATTCGCTACGAAGATCAATCCAGTGGACAGCTCAGGCAGATGACCCTCATTCAGCCGTTGCGGAATAAGGGTGAAGGTTAA
- a CDS encoding DUF1559 family PulG-like putative transporter: protein MHTLRVKQKLQKRKGFTLIELLVVITIIGILVSLTLPAIQSARAAARKVSCLNNMRNVGLAVVNFSSGANSQLPLLVDPNVAISTTAAPNANAGFDNLSWCTTILPFLDNVGFRQRWDQLASVIADASTGGTSNANYNAFVALNNNRFPVFTCPDDQFNTDQGALSYAVNVGYVTANYNASGVGYDSSTGVGHHPAGDGGMDGDAMTTADIPVKFASGVFWRPHTSRMSLDFISAADGLTQTLMLSENLQAGNWSSQDTGSLGFGVDLQGVYSSGATTLALPSGFNLVNTTSGTDSRIGSNLTAAKSQAWRPSSNHPSGAVNVVFCDGSGKSLTPQMDAGVYARLLTPAGLRYGQAVVDGSSY from the coding sequence ATGCATACTCTTAGAGTAAAACAAAAACTGCAAAAGCGTAAAGGGTTTACGCTCATCGAACTGCTGGTGGTGATCACCATCATCGGTATTCTGGTCTCGCTGACACTGCCGGCGATCCAGAGTGCCCGTGCCGCTGCACGGAAAGTATCCTGCCTGAATAACATGCGGAACGTCGGCCTGGCTGTGGTCAACTTCTCTTCAGGTGCTAACTCACAGCTGCCGCTGCTCGTTGATCCTAACGTTGCCATCAGCACAACCGCTGCTCCCAATGCGAACGCCGGTTTTGACAACCTGTCCTGGTGCACGACGATTCTGCCGTTCCTTGACAACGTCGGTTTCCGTCAGCGATGGGACCAGTTGGCCAGCGTTATTGCAGACGCCTCAACTGGTGGTACTTCAAACGCCAACTACAATGCTTTCGTCGCCCTGAACAACAACCGTTTCCCTGTCTTCACCTGCCCCGATGACCAGTTCAACACCGATCAGGGAGCACTCTCCTATGCCGTTAACGTCGGTTACGTGACTGCGAACTACAACGCTTCCGGCGTTGGTTATGACTCTTCAACCGGTGTAGGACATCACCCGGCCGGCGATGGTGGTATGGACGGTGATGCGATGACGACTGCTGATATTCCTGTCAAATTCGCTTCCGGCGTCTTCTGGCGTCCTCACACCTCACGTATGTCTCTGGACTTCATCTCAGCTGCCGACGGTCTGACTCAGACCCTGATGCTGAGCGAAAACCTGCAGGCAGGTAACTGGTCCAGCCAGGATACCGGTAGCCTCGGTTTCGGTGTTGACCTGCAGGGTGTCTACTCCAGTGGTGCAACCACTCTGGCCCTGCCCTCCGGTTTCAACCTGGTTAACACAACCAGCGGTACCGATTCACGCATCGGTTCCAATCTGACTGCTGCCAAATCACAGGCATGGCGTCCCAGCTCTAACCACCCCAGTGGTGCTGTGAACGTAGTCTTCTGTGACGGCAGTGGAAAATCACTGACACCACAGATGGACGCTGGCGTTTACGCTCGTCTGCTGACACCTGCTGGTCTGCGTTATGGACAGGCTGTTGTTGATGGATCATCCTACTAA
- a CDS encoding DUF1559 family PulG-like putative transporter, which translates to MQNQKTKRPERRGFSLTELIVVIVIIVILVALTLPALESARAPSRKLACLNKMRNVGLAVVNFSSGANLELPLLVDPNMTVSTEDAPNPQATHDDLTWCTTILPFLDNVGFRQRWDETASQASSATMNAEAISLLTNLNATRFPVFTCPDDAANTEQGALSYVANVGYVTSHYNTATDRAHRPDSADGGLDGDIKTTADIPVKFATGVFWRPYTSRMSLDFISQKGDGLRQTLMLSENLQAGNWASTDTGSLGFGIDMQGMYSSGTTQLTLPTDFTLENATTSTDSSIGSQIGAKKSQAWRPSSNHPGGVVNVIFCDGSGRSLSPDIDPGIYARLLTPAGLRYGQDVVPQYGF; encoded by the coding sequence ATGCAGAATCAAAAAACGAAACGACCGGAGCGACGTGGTTTCTCGCTGACCGAATTAATTGTGGTGATCGTGATTATTGTAATCCTGGTGGCACTGACTCTACCAGCGCTGGAAAGCGCCCGGGCTCCTTCCAGGAAATTAGCCTGCCTGAATAAGATGCGGAATGTGGGCCTGGCTGTTGTTAACTTCTCCTCCGGAGCAAATTTGGAACTGCCGCTGCTGGTGGATCCGAATATGACCGTTTCGACTGAAGATGCCCCCAATCCACAGGCGACTCACGATGACCTCACCTGGTGCACAACGATTCTGCCTTTCCTGGATAACGTCGGTTTTCGCCAGCGCTGGGATGAGACCGCCAGTCAGGCTTCCAGTGCCACGATGAATGCAGAAGCGATTTCGTTACTGACGAATCTGAATGCGACACGTTTCCCCGTCTTCACCTGCCCTGACGACGCGGCGAACACAGAACAGGGGGCTCTCTCTTATGTCGCGAATGTGGGTTATGTAACCTCTCATTATAATACCGCGACTGACCGAGCGCACCGTCCCGACAGTGCCGACGGCGGGCTGGATGGCGACATCAAGACAACAGCAGACATCCCGGTGAAATTTGCCACCGGAGTTTTCTGGCGACCTTATACATCCCGCATGTCACTCGACTTCATCTCCCAGAAAGGGGATGGTTTGAGACAGACACTGATGCTCTCAGAAAATCTGCAGGCGGGCAACTGGGCATCCACCGATACCGGCAGTCTCGGTTTTGGCATCGACATGCAGGGCATGTATTCCAGCGGCACAACTCAACTCACACTGCCAACAGATTTCACTCTGGAGAATGCCACAACCTCGACGGACTCAAGTATTGGATCCCAGATCGGCGCTAAAAAAAGTCAGGCCTGGCGGCCCAGTTCAAATCACCCCGGTGGTGTAGTGAATGTCATCTTCTGTGATGGCAGTGGAAGATCGCTGAGCCCTGATATTGATCCAGGAATCTATGCCCGCCTGCTGACACCCGCTGGTTTAAGGTACGGTCAGGATGTGGTCCCCCAATATGGATTCTGA